TGAGAAAGTGAGAGGCCAAGAGCACGGCTTGGGAAAGCGGGAATGTGGACGGGctcccaggaacaggaagagggctgggggccacagcccGTGAGGGGGCGAGGCGGCTGCAGGGCCTGCTGGCCGGCCAGGGGGTGCAggaccccagggctgggggcgggtgcTCCTGGGGGCCAGTCCTGAGGCCTCCTCCTGGAGGGAGAGCTGGAGGCCGTGGGGACGGGGACACAGCCGGAGGCCGGGTGGGGGTAGGGGCGCTGGCTGGAAGACCACGTGGCATCGCCGAGGGTCCTCCCCGCCTTCAGGGGAGGATGGAGACCCCCGGAGGCTTGTCCCCTCGCCTGGCTCCCCCGCGTCCTGGCTGCGCGCCCCATCCCTGGTCATTGGGTGCCTCTGTGGGGACCAGAGAGGCCCAGGACTCTGCTCTCTGCGCCTCAGCGGGaacccaggggcccctcctgccaGTCCCCGCCAGACTGTGCCCttgcaggctggggctgggcgtGGGGCTGAGCCTGAGTCCCCGCCTGCTCATCGCCTCCCCTGCGGCCGCTCCTCTCTGGCCTGGGCTGGCTCCACTGCCCATGCCACGGACACTCATCCTTTCCAGTCAGCGTGGGccccctcttccaggaagcctcccGGTGGTTCCACTTCTGTGCCTGGGCTGTCTCTCTGCCCGCTTGCCCGTGCCATGAGCCCACACTGGGAGGGCCAGTGTGCCCTGCACCTCGTGTGTGTCTGGGTGCTTTTCCGGGCCTTTGGCTGCCTCTGTCCCTCCATGCCTGTGTGCAGGGTCTGGACAGGGCCCCGGGCCGCCGACCCTTGCACCCGCCTCCGCAGGTTTGTGCCTGAGGCTGCTGCGGGTGCCCAGGCCCCTTCCCGGCGCTGGGAGCTTCTGGCAGGGCCACGTGGCCATTCCCCGGACTGGGCTCGGGGAGAGGCCGCTGGAGGAGCCCAGATTTGAAACTGCTGGGAAGGCCTTTGGGGGAAGCCGGCCgggaggctgagggaggggcCTGCGGGGGTGCGGATGGCCAGCAGCTTCCTGGGGCTGGGCCCGCGGGTGAGAGGCTGCCGAGGTGGACAGGGAGGTGCCCGGGCGGCTGGTCACTCTCACTCACGCCCACAgacgccccctcccctccgccagCGGGGCAccgggccctccccgctgcagcCACCTTTGGGGGCGGCACCCTGGGCACAGACAGGCATGATGGCTTGGCACCTGGCTTGGCACCGCGGCAGCTCCACGTCCCGGCCGCCGGgcccccgcccgcgcgcgcgcgcacacacacacacacacacacacacacacacacacacacacacacacacacacacacgtctgcgGGCGGCACGAGAGCAGCGCGACCCAGGGGTGAGGCGCGCCGGGCCTCCGCACCCGGGCAGAACTCAAagaccccggccccccgccccgcaccccgtGGCTCGGCCGTGCCACGCGCCCGCCAGGCGCCCCCGGGGAAGCCCCGAGTCTCCCGGGCCGCCCGGCGCCGGCCGTGCGCGCCACCCGGCCGGGGAGCGGCCCGGAGCCGGAGTCCCCCCTGCCGTccccccatctctccttccctcgcCGAGGCACCACCGGCACCGAATGGCAAAGCGCCGCTCCCCGCGCGGGGAGAGATGCGCCGCGGCCGGCGGGAcggcgcggcccccgcccccctcggcgccccggccggccccgcccggcccgcgcccgccccccgcgccctcccgcccggcccggggccgCGGCGGCCGTGGCGGGCGGGCCCGGCCGGGCATGCGCACTGCGCCGCCGCCGCTGAAGGTCAGCGCGGGGCCTACTGCGGGAGCGGCGGGCGGAGGGGCCGGCGCGGTGGACGCGCTTAACCCCTTCCCCGCCGCCCCGGGGTCCCTCTGCGGGGACCCCGCGCCAGGGAGGGGCGAGGCGGGGGGAGCCGGGCCGAGGGAGGCCGCCGCGAGCCGGAGGGGGCCGGGAAGGGGCGAGGGAGGCAGGCCGGAGGAACAAAGGAAAgcgggctgcgggggggggggggggacgcgcCCCCAGCCCGTCCGTACAGCGCTGCTGGAGGACCGGGCCGGCTCCCGCGTGGGGGGGAGTGGGGCGCAGGccgagggagggggggggagggagacagagacagacagatacggagagagggaggaggagcagcccagcccagcccaggccccctcGGGCGGCTCTGATTCATCCCTACACCCCGCTGCCTCCTGTGCCCTTGGGCGCTGCCCCCTGGGTATGACGGGTCCAGGGGCGCTTCggtgctgcctgcctgcctggctgCTGTCCCAGCCCTCAGGGACCCAGGGGAGACCTTGGGGCCAGGTGCGCCCCAAAGCTGGGGAGGGGAGTCTGCCGTTTAGCCCCCACCCCCTTACTGCGGGACTAAAGACACTGGTTCCTGCTCTGCCTGTCTGGGCGGGCGGCGACCCCGGGACCCCCTCTCCCCCGGCCACGGGGACAGGAACCCACACTAGGATAGAAAGAAGCAAAACTCAAAGCAGAAGTAGGTCACCAGCAGGTGACCTTGGGGGACTTGGTTTGTCTGAGGGGGGTCTCTGTCTGAAATCCAGGGGTCCAGAGGGAGACAGCCATGGGCGCGCAGGGACATGGGGACACAAAGGCAGAGACTGGGACACAAGGACACAGGGACATGGGGACACAGGGACACGGGCACACAAAGGCAGATACTGGGACACGGGGACATAGGGACACGGGGACACAGGGACACGGGCACACAAAGGCAGAGACTGGGACATGGGGACATAGGGACACGGGGACACAGGGACATAGGTGCATAGGGACCTGGGGACCCAGGGGCACAGAGATGCAGGGCCGTGGGCCATGGGGACACAGGGATACGGGGGCCCGGGGACATGGCCGCTGAGGGAGGGGTGGCCGAGGTCCCTCTCACCCCGGGGCCGCCTGGACAGAGTCCCGGGGTGTGGGGGCTGCTCAGGGCCTGGAGGCTCCCGCACCCCCTCGCTGCTGGCTGGAGCTGAGTGCGGGCCGGGGGATGGGCGGCCAAGGGCgcggggcggcccggcccggggcagGCACGGCGCCAAGGGTCCCGGGCACAGTCTGGCaccgccaggtgaggccccacgGAAGGAAACAAGCAGGACAGCAGCAGCCGGGCCTCTCCTCCGAGCGGCTCCGCGCTGGGCCGGCACAtgctccccgcgccccccccccccgccctggctGCAGACGCCCACCCGGGCCCGATCCTGTGGTGCCCGAGCCTCGTGTCCCGCCTTTGGGCCCTGCatgccccggggcggggggctggggacccTCGTGTTGGTGGCACCTCCTGAACCCTGTGGCTCCCTCTGGGTGCCGTGTCCTGCTCTGCTCGCCCTGCTGTGTGGCCTGCAATGGGGACCTCCAAGCTACTCTGACCTTTGACCCTCAGGGATtcgggtggggtgaagggggagtctccctcctcccctgccttccctgccggcggccagccctgcccctgcaccccacttcctttcccctctcccaccTCGCCCCAAGGTCAAAACTCCTGGTGGGGACGgaagtgatagcgcagtggggagggcgtttaccttgtgtgcggcccacctgggttcgactcctgagcaccgccgggagtgattcctgagtgcagagccaggagtagcccctgagcaccatcgggtatgGGCCCCCAAATAATAACCCTCCTGGTGGCCTCGCCCCCATCCAAGAAGCTTCTGTGGTCACCCAGTGCCCTCTGGGCTTTGGGGTCAGTGAGTTGAGTGGCAGTGCAATTCCTCTGCGTTTCCCCGGAGCACTTTAGGGGGAGCAGGCCCAAAGGTGGTGACAGGATGGTGAAGTGAAAtgtgcagggagcagggagggataTCCCAGCCCACCCCTAGGGAAGGTTCTACCCCTGCTGGCAACTGAGGGGACCCACCTCAGCCCTCCCCACATCCTTACCTGTCACATGCAGTCCCCATGCCCCTTATCTTCACAAGGACCTTCCCCTGCCCCAGCTGTCCCTTCCCCCAGAAAGCTCCAGATCCCCTCACGGCCCTGGTCCCCTCACGGCCCTGGTCCCCTCAGGGCCCTGGTCCCCTCACGACCCTCGTCCCCTCAGCACCCTCAGCTCTCTGTCCCCCAGCGCCAGGCCCACACTCCAGAAGGCGCTTCTGCTGTTTGGGTCCTCCCAGCCCTGGCCTTGGCCCCGGGGCCATGCTCAGAGGCTGGACTCTGCACGTGCGGCCACTTCTGGgacccccccctcctccccaggccccaggggtgCTGACTCCGGCCCCCGGTGCAGCTGGACCCTCCTTGCCCCTCGCTCCGTCCATCCCGGCCTCACACAGGGAAGCTGCCAGCCGCTGGCCGGgcactccctccttcctttcctgttcttatttatttgtcttgGGGCCgccccggtggtgcacagggatcactcctggcaggacccgaGGGACCACTCgtggtgcccgggatcgaaccggGTCTGCCGCGGCAAGGCAGGTGCCCGCCCGCAGTGCCGCCTCTGCGGCCTGGCTTTCCCTCCAGCGCGCGCTGCCCGTCCCTCTGGGGGTGTCTCAGACCCCTCGGTCCtcttcctgggggtgctcaggcacCCGGTCTCGCAGCTGGACGTGCCCCCCGCGTCTGGACAGGGCCCGTGCCCACTCCAGGCTGGCCGTGCGCCACGCCGCGTGTCCTCCTACACGCACGGACTGTGGGTTCACAGCACCCCCGGGCCTCACCCCGTGCTCGACCATccacccgccccgcccgccgTCCCGGGCGCCAGGCGCACAGCCCGGGTGGCTCTGGACGCGTTGGTCACTCACCGCCAACACCACAGCTGGCGCCAACTCCCCGGGGCTTCAGATGTGGAATCCACCCCTTTCCGTGGCCGGCCTGCTCGCACACTGCCCCCCTCGAACGCGGGCTCAGGCCTGCCCACTCTCTGTCGACAACCTGCCGACCCCCTGCTGGTTCCCAGGAAGGAGCAAAGTTCCTGTGGGTCCTAGGAATCCCCACCGCACTCTTGGCCCACGCAGCCTCCGGCCTCCGAGTGCTCTCCGGGTAAAAACTCgggctgcccggccctgccctcgcCGCCCTGCAGTCTGTCCCGGCCACAccgcccttcccctccctgcagcccctggtCCAGCACTGGCCCTTCCACCAGCTGCACGTCCATCCCACCCACTTACCCtctcaactttcttttttctgctgCTTATTTTggttgagcgatagcacaacgggtcgggcgtctgccttgcacgcagctgaccccagttcgattcctccacccggcaagctaccgagagtatcccgccagcacagcagagcctggaaagctacccgtggcatattcgatatgccaaaaacagtaacaacaagtctcacaatggagacgttactggtgcccgctcgagcaaattgaacaactggacgatagtgcgacagtgctatttgGTTCTCtaggggagggagagcaggcagCTATGTGCTGTTTTCACTGTGTCTGCATGAGCCCTGGTCGCTTTTaacctccttcctcccttcagaACGTCAAGTTAGCCTGGAGGCCAGCGACAGTCCAGcgggcaggcgcttgccttgaatgcagccgaccccagCTTGATTCCCCGCACCACAGAGAggccccgagtccaccaggagtgatccctgagcaccaccgggtatggccccaccCACCGAACAAAGAAAGTCCCCTAAAGGCAGGGAGTGTTCTATTATTTGTCGGCAAATCCTGACTCTGGGTCCCGGGAGAACCCCTCACTGGGGAGACTGGAGCTCAGACTCCCCACGCGCCTGCCGGTGTGTGGCTGCTCTCAGCTCAAGCCCCCTGTGCAAGGGCAGTCCCTGGACCCCTGGACCCCGGCACCAATGTCACTGTGACCTCAGAAGGGGGCGGGACTGCAAATTGGGAGATGTCTCCCCACCGCAGTGCCCGGGTGCTCGCCATGCCCATCCCTGCATCCCGGGGGTCCCTTGGGGCCAGCCTTCCTGCTGGCGTAGtcacacaggcgcacacacatgtgcacatacacacacatgcaagtgcgtgcacctctctctccttccctggcctCACATGTGTACAGTGTCTCTCTACAGAGACCCAGCCCGAGCCCCCACACTGGTGGGCTGCACAGCACCTGCctttctgggggtcacacctgctgcgGAGTGCGGGTGTCACGTCCCGTGGTGCCAGCAGCGCTCGAGGGACCGAACCTGCCGTCCAAGCCCCGTGCTCCAGCCGCTCTCGCCACCCCCCTGGTTCCCAAATGCCGCCTTTTAAAGAAGGAAGCCAGtggggcacagcagggagggcgcttgcctggcacgaggctgaTCGGGTTCAACGCCggcatcccatgagcaccaccaggagtggttcctgaactcagagccaggagtaacccccgagcatcagtcaccaggtgtgccccccgacaaataaataataaactgagTCACAACATAGAGAAAATCAAGACTGCAGACATCTGCGCATTCAAGGTGAATTCCGCTCGGTTGTCAAACTCACAGAGGAGGGTGAAGGCCCAGCCTTGCCTGCTGCGTCCCAGACGGCCCCTGGGAACACAggcccctggagtgatccctgagcactgccgggtgaggccGTCCAGGAGGAAGTAAAATACACCTCAAGGTAAGGCGCCTGCCTCGATGGCTCGGTGGTGGCCAATCCTGtccgtccctggcactgcacgtggAGCCCTGccagtcccgagcacagagcctgagcacctgtgggtgtggccctgtcTCCCCCCCAGAAAAATGAAGCACACCCCCAAGCCCAGGGAACACAGGTTCTAGGAAACACCAGGGAAGACCCCCGAGACTCCTGCTCCTCGTGCCGGCCCCCCCGGCATGTGTCTCTAGGAACTGGCTGGTCGCTGGCTGCGGgcagtgggtgctcagggcctctgggCGGCAGCCAGGGGTCTGGAGAACCCGAGGGTCTAAGCTGGCATCAGAGGGAGGAGCCAGGATCTGAGCAACACGCAGGGCGCTGGCTCGGGCCAGCAGAGccgtgggtggggcgggggcggggggcagcagcTCAGCCCAGGGTTTCCCGCCTGCGGGGGCCGTGCCCTCGGGGCCTGGGTCTGCTTGGCCGACCACTGCTGGGTCCCCCACCCCTAGTGAAGGGGGCTACCGCCCAGCTTTATCAAGCAGCCCTCTGCAGCCCCTCAGCCTGCGCCCACCTGTGTCCCGGCTTCCAGACCAGAGAGGGGGACCCAGGCTGTGCATCTCACACCCCCTCCGGCCCACTGGCCCCGCTGCTGGGTGACGGACACGAGCTTGGTCAGCTTCTGGACACGTTGCCTCAGGGCCCTGCTGCCCCTTAGGGTCCGGGCGTGCCTGGTGCCATGCCTGGCTTAGGAGGGAACTTTTattcccttgtgtgtgtgtgtttgtgtgtgcatgtgtgtctgtgtgcgcgcgcgcatgcacacccgctttggggccacacctggtggtgctcagggcttattccgggctctgtgcttagggattgtgcctgatggtgtttgggagtatagagggtgctgggaatcgaacctggtcagctgtgtgcaaggcaagtgtctccgCCAGCCCAGGTCTCTGGTCCCCCCACATccatcctcccagcccccacccactccAGCGTCACAGACGACCACAGCTGCAGACACTGGGAAGGTGTCCAGGCCTGAGTCCAGCAGCCCGGGGGTCCATCAGCTTGGCCACCAGTGGCCActaccttggtttttttttttttttgctttttgggtcacacccggcgatgctcaggggttactcctggctttgcactcaggaattactcctggcggtgcttgggggaccatatgggatgccggggatcgaacccgggtcggccgcatgcaaggcaaatgccctacccactgtgctatcgctcctggccACGACCTTGGACCTGTTCCTTGCCCTGCCCGAGCCCTGTGGCGGAGTCCCGGAGCCCTGCGGCCCTCGGGCGGAGGAGGTGGGTGGCAGCAGGGTCACGTGTGTGCAGGTGCAGTTACCTGTGATGCTGTGGGCCCGAGGGGCGTCTGGGTTCAGCCCAACCCAGTGCTCCCCAGGGCCAGGAGCCTACGGTGGGAAGGGGGCGGGGTGCAGGTAGGGAAGTCCTGAGCTGGCGGGGAGCCCATGCTCGCACCCGGGGCACCCCCTCGCGTCTCAGCCAGGCcccgggagggggggcggggaccccGGACAGGGCTGCGGAGCCTGGTGGCTCCCCGGGACGGAGCCGCTAAGGGAATGGCCGGGTTCCGGGGACAATTCGCCCCCGAGCCGGGCTCAGCTGCCCTCCCTGGCGTggctctgctccccccacccagctGCCCACCCTGCTCCGTCCTCACGGGCCCCCACAGGGGTCCTGGCTGCTGCCACCCTCACACGAGGCTTGGGCTCGACTCGGCCGACAGCGTCCCCAGGAGAAAGGCGGCTTGGGAGGAGGCAGCTCTCCGGCTTGTGGTTTGGCGTCTGGGCCGCACTCGGCAGTTGCTCAGGGCGGCTCCTGGCGGGATCCGGGGACCCGGCGGGCCGGCCTCGTGCAGACAGCACCTGCTGTCCGGTCCTTCCTGCTctgactgttttctttttctttggccacacccagcagtgctcaggagcccacatcaggcagtgctcaggagcccacagcaggcagtgctcaggagcccacggcaggcagtgctcaggagcccacagcaggcagtgctcaggagcccacgGCAGGCAGTGCTCACTCTCGACTGTTCAAGGGACCACCGCAGGGCTGGGACTCGAACCAGgactggcagtgtgcaaggcgcGGAAGGCCCCGTGCCGAGCCTCGGCGCTACCTCTGGcccaggaaagaaaaagggagccCTGGGCCCTTGGCCGGGCTGGTGCCGAGGGTGGCGACACGGGCAGGCCGAGAGACACAGCAGCTCCGgagcctcccgcccccacccggcgGGGCCCGTTCCCGGGCGGCCTGTCCTCTTGCCGCCCGCCTTGGAGGGGGCCGGGTGCGGGCCCGCCTGCCTGCCAGCCGCAGTCTCCTCTGCAGAGTGGGTCCACGGCCCTCAGTGCTCCCACGCCCCGAGCGGGAAGGACAGGCCGGGGTGGCCGTTCTCTGCGCCTCCGGGGACCCCACTGGTCTCCTCAGCCCAGACGTGGGGGGGCGCTGCCACCTGGACTCGAGAACAGACCCCTGTGCGGAGTCCTGCTCCGGGGCTTGGGTTCGAGCCAGAGAGCGTTCCTGCACTCGCAGCCTCCGTCTGTTGCAGCTGTGTGTGGTTCCTGGACCCAGGAAGCGTGGCCCCGGCTCCCCACCCAGCCGGCAGTGAATGTTCTGGAAAGGCGAGGCCCGGGGCTCAGCCTCTGACGGACCGGCCTCGAGGAGCGGGGCCTGAACCCGCCGATTCAGGCCGGGAACTGAGGCTCAGGCCGCTCCTCCCCCGCAGAATAGCCAGCATTTGGGGCGGGGCCACCTGAGGGTTCGGATGGGCCTCCAAACTCACACCTGCCTCTTCCAGGCCtgtttggggccgcacccagcagagctcagggctgactcctggctctgtgctcagggatcactggagCTCTTCTCCGAAGCGCCGCAGCCTATAGGACAATTCCGCGAGCCTGGTTTGATCTGGATCTTCAGCACCGTGGGAAGGGCAGGGCCGGTTACTCCGACACCCCTTTAGAAAGcgagaaacaggggccagagccgtagcagagtggggagggggttggccTCGCATGTGGCGGACTTGGGTTCAGtaccccagtaccccatagggtccctgccagcagcgatccctgagcacagagtcaggaacgagtcctgagcatcgctaggcgTGATCCCCAAGCAGCCAGAGAAGAGAAACAGAGGTCTGGCTCCCGGCCCCACCtgtggcccccgagcacagagccaggagtcagctccgagcaccaccgggtgtggccagcACAGGGCGTGGCTgaggggctcagggtaccacgtggggtgccaggggtcagcccaGGTGGGCCACGCGCACGGCAAgcctcctacccactgtgttattgctatacgttaaaaaacctttttttaaaactcGGGTTCTTCTGAAAGGTAAGAGGGGAGCGGAGGGCGTTAGAGCGGGCAGGGGCGCCTGAGGGAACGCCCCGCGCTGCTTCCTGCCCGTGGGCCGGGGGGCTGAGAGACTGCAGGCGCCCCACgcgccccaggaccccagggcctGTCCCTctcccggcccccgcgcccggcccgggcgGCTGCCCTCCGCAGGGCACCCTGGAAGATGTCAGAGCTGCCTGTGGGCCAGCGGGGACACGCCAGGGTACCGGGCACGGGGCGGCCACGCAGGACACGTGCCCCTCGGCCGACCGGCTTCTCGGAACCTGGGCACCAAGCGTCCTGCAGGGGGGCAGCGGAGCGAGGCCCAGCCTGGGCGTGGAAGGGACCCGCTGGCCCGCGCCAAGCCTCCCCTGCCGCCCGCCACTTCGTGCAGGCCCCGTCTCTGAGGGGCTCTGCAGGGCCGGACCTAGACCCGGGGGGGGCCGGGGCggagccagagcacagtggggagcacccttgccttgcttgccgctgacccgggttcgatctccggaaCCCCATGGGGTCCCCGGAGTCATCAGAtgcattcctgagcacagagccaggagtcagccctgagcatctctgggtatggccccaaacaaacaaacaaaacaaaaacaaccgaaCAAACAAACAGCCTGGGGACGCCACAGGCTCAAGCCTAGCCCCGAGGCCGGGGGCTGAGCTGCGTCAGGAGGGACCCCACGGTCGGAAACCTCCCCAGGCCCACGGGGGTCCCCTCAGGGGACACGCTGGGAGAGCAGCGAGGTGTGCAGAGGGGGGCCGCCCTCGCTGGGGAGACCCCTGAAGCGTGTTCTAAGGCGGGAGGtagaggggctgggggcgcctcTGCTCCCGTCCCTGAGGGTGGGTCTGGCCAGCCCCTctcctgcagggggaggggggagggggtccacTTTCCCCTGGGGGTGACTGTCTCCCCGACCCCAGCCAGGTGGAGGAAGGGAGGCCTCTCCGCTGGCCTGTTCCTAGCCCCGTGCCCGCCTCGGGCAGCCCTCTCGGGgtgctggggctgctgggggctggcaCAGGGCCGTTTGCTGGGCCGCAGCCCGGCGGGGAGAGAAGCCGTGCTTGTCCTGCATCCTCGGGGGGTCTGGGGTCCCCCCATTCCTGATCTCCCAGGTCCTCGGCAGTGCTGGGCACCCCGCGGCTCCTCCCAGTGACGCCTGGCCCTGGGAGCAAGTCCAAGGGTCCTGGGGTCGGGCCAGGTGGCGGGGAGCAAACTGGCCCCTGCAGGGACCGTGAGCGGCCCCACATCCCGGGCCCCTTCACGCCCACCGAAGCCGCTGGAAGGGAGGGCTGGACCTCGCCTGGCACCGCACAGGCCAATCCTGGCCGCGCTCAgggtcacccccggtgatgcttgggggcctccGGGGAGCGAGGGGCGGACCCCACTGGCTATGTGCGAGGCGAGGGTCTCTCCCGTCCGGCATTTCCACCTAGTCAGCCTCCACGGGGACACAGCAGGCCCCGGGTGCTGGCGGGCACTTCGGGTGACCGAGGGCGTCTCTGGGTCTGGCCGAGGGCCAGCAGGACGGTCTCGGGCCCCTGTCCCCCTTCCGTGCCACACAGGAGACACCGGGCCCCCCGGGGCACACGCCCTCGTGGCTTGATTTCCGTCCACCCGCAGAGGGGGCACGTGCGCTCGGGCCTGGGGGCCCAGGTGCGGTGACATCACCAGGTTTGAGACCCCAAGAAACGGCGAagggagcgacaggacagcggggtgggcgtttgccAGGCTCCAtgccggcatcccacagggcccccgagcacggccaggagtgactcctgagcacagagccgggagggagccctgagcatcgccgggcgtggcccagacccaaaccaaacaacacaaCAACCCAAAGAGGTGACAGCTGAGGCCCACGCAGACCCCCCAGCACGGGGCAGTGGGGGAcatggctgtgacccccaaaaggtCTCTCCCTGGGTGCCCACCCAAAGCCTGCAGAGccctggggggctcgggggactcaggatcca
The nucleotide sequence above comes from Sorex araneus isolate mSorAra2 chromosome 1, mSorAra2.pri, whole genome shotgun sequence. Encoded proteins:
- the LOC129400809 gene encoding rho GTPase-activating protein 17-like isoform X3; amino-acid sequence: MLRGWTLHVRPLLGPPPPPQAPGVLTPAPGAAGPSLPLAPSIPASHREAASRWPGTPSFLSCSYLFVLGPPRWCTGITPGRTRGTTRGARDRTGSAAARQVPARSAASAAWLSLQRALPVPLGVSQTPRSSSWGCSGTRSRSWTCPPRLDRARAHSRLAVRHAACPPTRTDCGFTAPPGLTPCSTIHPPRPPSRAPGAQPGWLWTRWSLTANTTAGANSPGLQMWNPPLSVAGLLAHCPPRTRAQACPLSVDNLPTPCWFPGRSKVPVGPRNPHRTLGPRSLRPPSALRNVKLAWRPATVQRAGACLECSRPQLDSPHHREAPSPPGVIPEHHRRPSPSPHTGGLHSTCLSGGHTCCGVRVSRPVVPAALEGPNLPSKPRAPAALATPLVPKCRLLKKEASGAQQGGRLPGTRLIGFNAGIP
- the LOC129400809 gene encoding rho GTPase-activating protein 17-like isoform X2, translated to MLRGWTLHVRPLLGPPPPPQAPGVLTPAPGAAGPSLPLAPSIPASHREAASRWPGTPSFLSCSYLFVLGPPRWCTGITPGRTRGTTRGARDRTGSAAARQVPARSAASAAWLSLQRALPVPLGVSQTPRSSSWGCSGTRSRSWTCPPRLDRARAHSRLAVRHAACPPTRTDCGFTAPPGLTPCSTIHPPRPPSRAPGAQPGWLWTRWSLTANTTAGANSPGLQMWNPPLSVAGLLAHCPPRTRAQACPLSVDNLPTPCWFPGRSKVPVGPRNPHRTLGPRSLRPPSALRNVKLAWRPATVQRAGACLECSRPQLDSPHHREAPSPPGVIPEHHRCLSTETQPEPPHWWAAQHLPFWGSHLLRSAGVTSRGASSARGTEPAVQAPCSSRSRHPPGSQMPPFKEGSQWGTAGRALAWHEADRVQRRHPMSTTRSGS
- the LOC129400809 gene encoding uncharacterized protein LOC129400809 isoform X1, coding for MLAPGAPPRVSARPREGGRGPRTGLRSLVAPRDGAAKGMAGFRGQFAPEPGSAALPGVALLPPPSCPPCSVLTGPHRGPGCCHPHTRLGLDSADSVPRRKAAWEEAALRLVVWRLGRTRQLLRAAPGGIRGPGGPASCRQHLLSGPSCSDCFLFLWPHPAVLRSPHQAVLRSPQQAVLRSPRQAVLRSPQQAVLRSPRQAVLTLDCSRDHRRAGTRTRTGSVQGAEGPVPSLGATSGPGKKKGALGPWPGWCRGWRHGQAERHSSSGASRPHPAGPVPGRPVLLPPALEGAGCGPACLPAAVSSAEWVHGPQCSHAPSGKDRPGWPFSAPPGTPLVSSAQTWGGAATWTREQTPVRSPAPGLGFEPESVPALAASVCCSCVWFLDPGSVAPAPHPAGSECSGKARPGAQPLTDRPRGAGPEPADSGRELRLRPLLPRRIASIWGGAT